The following proteins come from a genomic window of Rhodohalobacter sp. 614A:
- a CDS encoding collagen-like protein, which yields MITSRLHYLISIILLLSFITIGCEGPAGPDGDSGPQGEQGPEGPMGEQGLQGEEGPQGPEGPEGPPGTANVIYSDWMDIDWNRDDDPTYKAMYIPESRVMGDFIAEGTLMVYAKEEISGDAIVVPLPYVSGSDFLSFAIADLPSDGAQGIIVVLTSTDGSNVSDFTGAQVRYVMIPGGVPAKMKNDFMEDYQAVKDYYGIPN from the coding sequence ATGATTACTTCAAGACTTCACTATCTCATCTCCATCATTCTTCTTCTTTCTTTCATTACTATTGGTTGCGAAGGTCCGGCAGGCCCGGATGGAGATTCGGGCCCTCAAGGTGAACAAGGTCCCGAAGGCCCCATGGGCGAACAAGGACTCCAGGGAGAAGAAGGTCCGCAGGGACCTGAGGGGCCTGAAGGACCTCCCGGAACGGCAAACGTTATCTATTCCGACTGGATGGACATTGATTGGAATCGGGATGACGATCCCACATACAAGGCAATGTACATCCCTGAATCCCGTGTAATGGGCGACTTTATAGCGGAGGGGACTCTCATGGTTTATGCAAAAGAAGAAATTAGCGGTGATGCAATTGTTGTCCCTTTACCTTATGTGAGTGGTTCGGATTTTCTGTCCTTCGCTATTGCAGATCTTCCAAGTGATGGGGCTCAGGGAATTATAGTGGTTCTTACCTCAACGGATGGTAGCAATGTTTCTGACTTTACCGGTGCACAGGTTCGCTATGTGATGATTCCCGGCGGCGTACCAGCTAAAATGAAAAATGATTTCATGGAAGATTACCAAGCCGTAAAAGACTACTATGGCATTCCAAACTGA
- a CDS encoding YfiT family bacillithiol transferase, with product MNKDFNLESLRYPIGKLNVPKDVSKEQVSEWIETIESFPSKVRALTENLSSEELDWKYRPEGWTIRQVVHHVADSHINSIIRFKLALTEDVPTIKPYFEDKWAELEDSKAPVSQSISLLEGVHARWAILLKSMSEDDFKRKLFHPEQGRELTLTFMLGLYAWHCRHHLAHIEQALENEGEFN from the coding sequence ATGAATAAAGACTTCAATTTAGAATCCCTCCGCTATCCTATCGGCAAACTTAATGTCCCAAAAGATGTATCGAAAGAACAGGTTTCCGAGTGGATTGAAACGATCGAATCCTTCCCTTCAAAAGTGCGAGCACTGACCGAGAATCTTTCTTCCGAAGAACTGGATTGGAAATATCGCCCGGAAGGCTGGACCATTCGGCAGGTGGTTCATCATGTTGCAGACAGTCACATCAATTCAATTATCCGTTTTAAACTGGCACTCACGGAAGATGTGCCAACCATCAAACCCTATTTTGAAGATAAATGGGCGGAGCTGGAAGACTCAAAAGCGCCTGTTTCTCAATCCATTTCATTGCTTGAAGGCGTTCATGCCCGCTGGGCAATTTTACTGAAATCGATGAGTGAAGATGATTTCAAGAGGAAGCTTTTTCACCCGGAGCAAGGCCGCGAGCTGACGTTGACATTTATGCTCGGATTATATGCCTGGCATTGCCGGCATCATCTGGCCCACATTGAACAGGCGCTGGAAAACGAAGGAGAGTTCAATTAA